A section of the Bradyrhizobium oligotrophicum S58 genome encodes:
- a CDS encoding FG-GAP-like repeat-containing protein produces the protein MSLPGKISVGQSGSANYSIPLALPPGSAGVAPSLSLDYNSHGGNGILGVGWSLGGLPSIGRCGRTVAQDGAMGGVNFDVNDRFCLDGQRLIAVNGAYGGDGTEYRTEVDSFSKVVSHGVAGTGPAWFEVRTKAGQIMEFGHTADSQILAVGKATARAWALNKLSDTKTNYLSVTYVNDATTGQSVPSWIVYAGNTTAGTAPYNSVGFVYASRPDAIRQYQAGSPVNTSVRLTNVKTYEGANLVSDYRLSYQQSSTSNNSELTSVTACGASGNCLPATTFQWANGGGNSFSPYVATNPNNLVASSYVRMQYWTPVLMDLNGDGKTDFVLAKNSSIYSYLSNGDGTFTTVNSTQNVHDFGGYPAGLYVTFVGDFDGDGKSDFAFVNSSQIYPFLGNGDGTFRVGVIQTPINWPLLDQGSFAPIAGDFNGDGKTDFLLVSQDYLYECMSAGGGAFSCTSIWINNGWNFGNPNARYVPITGDFNGDGKVDFIMLGGTTLYEAFGNGDGTFSYRQVDLTNGWRFGWPDDGIPPSDYMPVVGDFNGDGKTDWLMLKGSTIYLFQSRGNGDFDYVQISIPSPTPGWNFGTPPTTSFDVVAGDFNLDGRSDFVLIGGNGPYIYQFLSRGDGTFAYNTLPMPNNWNFGAPPDANYFVFGGDFNGDGRSDFALMDNGYIYTVAANGGSGDLVSQVTSGLGVTATITYAPLTSGSVYSRDANASYPIQDMQMALYVTSRLDLSNGVGGTYSSSYNYAGAKLDTSGRGFLGFRQMTVRDLATGIADTTTFRQDFPFVGMVSSATRTLGAQTLGQSANSYLCLNASGGTGISQSSAPYRVFLTQNTSSGTDLDGSVLPTVTTTNQYDDFGNATQVVVATPDGNSKTTVNVYANDTSNWYLGRLTRATVTSRRPQ, from the coding sequence ATGTCTCTACCTGGGAAGATTTCGGTCGGCCAGAGTGGATCGGCAAACTATTCGATACCGCTCGCGCTGCCACCGGGATCGGCGGGCGTCGCTCCGTCCCTGTCGCTCGACTACAACAGTCACGGCGGGAATGGAATTCTCGGAGTCGGCTGGTCTCTCGGCGGCTTGCCCTCCATCGGCCGCTGTGGCCGTACGGTTGCTCAGGATGGTGCAATGGGGGGCGTCAATTTCGACGTCAATGATCGGTTCTGTCTCGACGGACAGCGGCTGATTGCGGTGAACGGCGCCTATGGCGGCGACGGCACGGAGTATAGGACCGAGGTCGACTCCTTCTCTAAAGTGGTCTCGCACGGCGTCGCTGGCACCGGCCCGGCGTGGTTCGAGGTGCGCACGAAAGCCGGTCAGATCATGGAATTCGGCCATACCGCCGATTCGCAGATCCTGGCCGTCGGCAAAGCCACCGCGAGAGCCTGGGCGCTCAACAAGCTGAGCGACACCAAGACGAATTATTTATCAGTTACTTACGTCAACGACGCAACGACGGGTCAGTCGGTCCCGAGCTGGATCGTCTATGCCGGCAATACGACCGCGGGGACCGCTCCGTACAACTCGGTGGGTTTCGTCTATGCGTCCCGACCGGACGCCATTCGGCAATATCAGGCTGGGTCGCCGGTCAACACGTCCGTTCGTCTGACCAATGTGAAGACGTATGAAGGTGCAAATCTCGTTTCGGACTACCGGCTATCCTACCAGCAGAGCAGCACGAGTAACAACTCCGAGCTAACCTCAGTCACGGCCTGTGGCGCGTCAGGCAACTGTCTTCCGGCGACGACGTTCCAGTGGGCCAACGGTGGCGGCAACTCGTTCTCGCCCTATGTCGCGACGAATCCGAACAACCTCGTGGCATCGTCTTACGTGCGAATGCAGTACTGGACGCCGGTGCTGATGGACCTGAATGGCGACGGAAAGACGGACTTCGTCCTGGCGAAGAACAGCTCGATCTACTCATATTTGAGCAACGGCGACGGCACGTTTACGACAGTGAACTCAACTCAGAACGTGCATGATTTTGGCGGCTATCCGGCTGGGCTCTATGTGACGTTCGTTGGCGACTTCGATGGCGACGGCAAGAGTGACTTCGCTTTCGTCAACTCTTCGCAAATATATCCGTTTTTGGGCAATGGTGATGGCACCTTCCGGGTTGGCGTCATTCAGACGCCGATCAACTGGCCTTTATTGGATCAGGGCTCATTCGCTCCGATCGCCGGCGACTTCAACGGTGACGGAAAGACCGACTTCCTCCTGGTCAGCCAGGATTATCTTTACGAGTGCATGAGCGCGGGGGGCGGTGCGTTCAGCTGCACCTCGATCTGGATCAACAATGGATGGAATTTCGGCAACCCGAACGCCCGGTACGTGCCGATCACCGGTGACTTCAACGGTGATGGCAAGGTTGACTTCATCATGCTGGGAGGGACAACCCTCTACGAGGCGTTCGGCAATGGTGATGGCACCTTCAGCTATCGTCAGGTGGATCTCACCAACGGCTGGAGATTTGGCTGGCCCGACGACGGAATACCTCCGTCCGACTACATGCCTGTGGTGGGTGACTTCAATGGCGACGGGAAGACCGACTGGCTGATGCTGAAGGGGTCGACGATCTACCTGTTCCAGAGCAGGGGTAATGGCGATTTCGACTACGTGCAGATTTCAATCCCTAGTCCAACCCCCGGATGGAATTTTGGCACGCCGCCGACCACTTCTTTCGACGTCGTCGCCGGCGACTTCAACCTCGATGGCCGGTCGGATTTCGTCCTGATCGGAGGCAATGGGCCGTATATCTACCAATTTCTCAGCAGGGGTGACGGAACGTTCGCCTACAATACGCTTCCGATGCCCAACAATTGGAATTTCGGGGCGCCGCCCGACGCCAACTACTTCGTGTTCGGCGGTGACTTCAACGGCGACGGACGGTCCGATTTCGCGCTCATGGACAACGGCTATATCTACACCGTGGCGGCGAATGGCGGTTCGGGCGACCTCGTCAGCCAGGTGACCAGCGGGCTCGGCGTAACTGCGACGATCACCTACGCGCCGTTGACCAGCGGATCGGTCTATTCCAGGGACGCGAATGCCAGCTATCCGATCCAGGACATGCAGATGGCATTGTACGTGACGTCGAGGCTCGACCTGTCGAATGGCGTCGGTGGGACGTATAGCTCGAGCTACAACTACGCAGGCGCCAAGCTCGATACGAGTGGTCGCGGGTTCCTGGGATTCCGTCAGATGACCGTAAGGGACCTCGCGACCGGCATTGCCGACACGACGACCTTTCGCCAGGACTTTCCGTTCGTCGGAATGGTGTCCTCGGCGACCCGTACGCTTGGTGCGCAGACGCTCGGACAATCGGCCAACAGCTACCTCTGTCTGAATGCGAGTGGCGGAACCGGCATCAGCCAGTCCAGTGCGCCGTATCGCGTGTTTCTGACTCAGAACACGTCGAGCGGTACGGATCTGGATGGCTCGGTGCTGCCGACGGTTACGACGACAAATCAGTACGATGATTTCGGCAATGCGACGCAGGTCGTCGTGGCGACGCCCGACGGGAACAGCAAGACCACGGTCAACGTCTACGCCAATGATACGTCCAACTGGTATCTCGGCAGATTGACGCGGGCGACTGTCACGAGTCGCAGACCGCAATAG